A window from Corynebacterium urogenitale encodes these proteins:
- a CDS encoding aspartate:alanine exchanger family transporter: MLDFFAANPLITLIVICAVGFALGRVRFFGLSLGPAAVLFVALALSTANPEIQLPPLLYQLGLAIFVYTIGLTAGRAFFADLPHRGWRLNAFVAALLVVLVGGSFAVTQLLNLDGPTSAGTLSGALTSTPGMAAIVQVLESSAPDLAANPVVGYSLAYPGGILGAIAVAAIGAKVLKVNHVQDAMDEGILHEPLEHRSVLLRSGIGGTIDELRRFTGADVMCSRIIHPDAEATRLLTTSSTAVPLATDDLDEELAHDSAEAHEGAILVLAGTPKELDKAIALLGTEVPLEITKSEISYRRMTISNPAVAGRTIKDINPVAHGFLITRLRRGDEDVVPHDSDVLQFSDRVRAVAPAHRMKDVERFLGDSERSLADVDLFPFSLGLALGLLLGVIPIPLPGGTHLSLGFGGGPIVIGLILGALTRTGKIQWQMPYHANRSLGALGLALFLAGVGTTAGQGFRSAMTDPSSLTFIAVGFVFTVASALACGVIGKVLIKLRWDEAMGVAAGVSTNPAFLGYLNGQTGTELAARGYTTVYPTAMIGKILGCQLLMIMLL, from the coding sequence ATGTTGGATTTCTTCGCCGCTAACCCCCTCATCACACTCATCGTGATCTGCGCCGTGGGTTTCGCACTGGGACGCGTTCGTTTCTTCGGCTTATCTCTGGGCCCAGCGGCAGTGCTATTTGTCGCACTAGCCCTCTCCACCGCCAACCCGGAGATTCAGCTGCCACCACTGCTCTACCAGCTGGGGCTCGCGATCTTCGTCTACACCATCGGACTCACAGCCGGGCGCGCATTCTTCGCGGATCTCCCCCATCGCGGCTGGCGCCTCAACGCTTTCGTCGCCGCGTTGCTGGTGGTTCTGGTGGGCGGGTCGTTTGCGGTCACCCAACTGCTCAACCTCGATGGACCGACGTCAGCAGGTACCCTCTCCGGAGCCCTCACCTCCACGCCCGGCATGGCTGCCATCGTCCAGGTCTTGGAAAGCAGTGCTCCAGACTTGGCGGCGAATCCTGTGGTTGGATACTCCCTGGCTTACCCGGGAGGAATCCTTGGCGCGATCGCTGTGGCGGCGATCGGGGCGAAAGTGCTGAAAGTCAATCACGTTCAGGACGCGATGGATGAAGGCATCCTCCACGAACCACTGGAACACCGCAGCGTGCTCCTGCGGTCAGGAATCGGCGGCACCATCGACGAGCTACGGCGCTTCACCGGGGCGGATGTGATGTGCTCCCGCATCATCCACCCAGACGCAGAGGCCACCCGTTTGCTCACCACAAGCTCTACGGCGGTTCCCCTTGCCACGGACGACTTGGACGAGGAACTTGCCCACGATTCCGCGGAAGCACACGAGGGCGCCATCTTGGTTCTCGCGGGTACTCCAAAGGAGCTCGACAAGGCAATCGCACTGTTGGGAACTGAGGTGCCTCTGGAAATCACGAAATCGGAGATCAGCTACCGCCGCATGACCATCTCCAACCCAGCAGTCGCCGGGCGAACCATTAAGGACATCAATCCAGTAGCCCATGGTTTCCTCATCACCCGCCTGCGCCGAGGTGACGAAGATGTGGTGCCACACGATTCAGATGTGCTTCAATTCTCCGACCGCGTGAGAGCGGTTGCTCCAGCGCACCGCATGAAAGATGTCGAGCGCTTCCTCGGCGACTCGGAGCGCTCTTTGGCGGACGTGGACCTCTTCCCATTCAGCTTGGGTTTGGCTCTCGGCTTGCTTCTGGGAGTCATCCCGATTCCACTGCCAGGTGGCACGCACCTTTCCCTGGGCTTCGGTGGCGGCCCCATCGTCATTGGGTTGATTCTCGGCGCGCTGACCCGCACGGGCAAGATCCAGTGGCAGATGCCGTATCACGCCAACCGATCGCTCGGCGCCTTGGGCTTGGCCCTCTTCCTCGCCGGCGTGGGTACAACAGCTGGCCAAGGTTTCCGCTCTGCAATGACGGACCCATCCTCGCTGACTTTTATTGCGGTGGGCTTTGTCTTCACGGTCGCCTCTGCCCTCGCATGCGGCGTCATCGGCAAGGTGCTCATCAAGCTTCGTTGGGATGAAGCCATGGGCGTGGCCGCGGGCGTGTCCACCAACCCGGCGTTTCTGGGCTACCTCAATGGTCAGACTGGCACGGAGCTTGCCGCCCGCGGATACACGACCGTCTACCCCACTGCAATGATTGGCAAGATCCTGGGCTGCCAGCTGTTGATGATCATGCTGCTGTAA
- a CDS encoding glycoside hydrolase family 1 protein, which produces MSLKVRFAIGTASASTQIEGDMPPNNWTRWAEQGRVVDGTGPNPSTNHWRRWEEDNELMASLGLQIARVSVEWARIEPRRGHFDTEVLQCYRAEYEDLVSRGIQPLVTLHHFSHPVWFENEGAFTREENVPLFLRFARKVLEYLGDIGDDWVTINEPNVYATQAYLFNETPPGGKAQWGKLRSTLRNMALAHIQCYGLIYDMLDTKERQVRVAFAHHVRAFAPMNPRNPVHRVFTWIDDALFNRGVEDSFVLGKFSAFLGTPTTPITPGVYADAMGINYYSRTAVTGLSDGTFPDVPVNDLGWEIYPKGLVQAARRLSEKYQLPIWVTENGTADNGGEGKQERFRCRFLLEHLTAIAKACADGVPIERYYHWCFVDNWEWTEGMAQHFGIVSMEEESLDRVVKPSGYLLGEIISAGEGCLSGLLVGFCVPFRHAHWKLRSPVLFAVLSQGPHRDGRSRWWCDDADDHLCGVHSHHGSSRRECIR; this is translated from the coding sequence GTGTCACTCAAGGTTCGGTTTGCCATCGGTACCGCAAGCGCGTCCACCCAGATCGAGGGTGACATGCCGCCGAATAATTGGACGCGCTGGGCCGAACAGGGGCGGGTGGTCGATGGAACTGGCCCCAACCCGAGTACTAACCATTGGCGCCGCTGGGAAGAGGACAACGAGCTCATGGCCTCCCTGGGTTTGCAAATCGCGCGGGTGTCCGTGGAGTGGGCGCGAATCGAGCCCCGCCGCGGACACTTCGATACAGAAGTTCTGCAGTGCTACCGAGCGGAATACGAAGACCTGGTCAGTCGCGGTATCCAACCATTGGTGACACTTCACCACTTCAGTCACCCGGTGTGGTTTGAAAACGAGGGTGCGTTCACGCGGGAGGAGAATGTGCCACTGTTCCTCAGGTTCGCACGCAAGGTTCTGGAGTACCTAGGGGACATTGGGGATGACTGGGTGACGATCAACGAGCCGAACGTTTATGCGACACAGGCTTACCTGTTCAACGAGACACCGCCCGGTGGTAAAGCCCAGTGGGGCAAGCTTCGCAGCACCCTGCGAAACATGGCTCTTGCGCACATCCAGTGCTATGGCCTCATCTACGACATGCTGGATACGAAAGAACGGCAGGTGCGGGTGGCGTTTGCTCACCACGTGCGTGCTTTCGCGCCAATGAATCCGCGGAACCCCGTTCACAGGGTCTTCACCTGGATTGATGATGCACTGTTCAATCGAGGTGTGGAGGATTCCTTCGTGCTGGGGAAGTTCTCCGCTTTTCTCGGTACCCCCACGACTCCCATCACACCCGGGGTCTACGCGGATGCGATGGGTATCAACTACTATTCGCGGACGGCGGTGACAGGGCTTAGTGATGGAACTTTTCCCGATGTGCCGGTCAACGACCTAGGGTGGGAAATCTATCCGAAAGGGTTGGTTCAGGCAGCTCGCAGGCTCAGTGAGAAGTACCAGCTGCCGATCTGGGTGACGGAAAACGGCACAGCGGATAACGGGGGCGAGGGAAAGCAGGAGCGTTTCCGGTGCCGCTTCCTCCTGGAGCATCTCACCGCCATAGCGAAGGCATGCGCTGACGGAGTTCCAATTGAGCGCTATTACCACTGGTGTTTTGTGGACAACTGGGAGTGGACCGAAGGGATGGCGCAGCACTTCGGCATCGTTTCCATGGAAGAAGAGAGTCTGGATCGCGTGGTGAAACCATCCGGCTACCTCTTGGGGGAAATTATCTCCGCTGGTGAAGGGTGCTTATCGGGATTACTGGTGGGTTTTTGCGTCCCGTTTCGTCATGCACATTGGAAACTACGTAGCCCTGTTCTATTTGCTGTTCTATCTCAAGGACCACATCGGGATGGCCGATCCAGATGGTGGTGTGATGATGCTGACGATCATCTATGCGGGGTGCACAGTCATCACGGCAGTAGTCGGCGGGAGTGTATCCGATAG
- a CDS encoding antibiotic biosynthesis monooxygenase family protein: MSIIKINAITVPEGKGEELEKRFAARQHAVDNAPGFEGFELLRPVKGDDRYFVVTRWADEESYANWRDSDPHTRKPSEGDEHQPQPGEHTGGRKPVATGADLLEFEVVLGSYPGK; encoded by the coding sequence ATGAGCATCATCAAGATCAATGCAATCACCGTGCCTGAAGGTAAGGGCGAAGAGCTGGAGAAGCGTTTCGCCGCCCGCCAGCACGCCGTGGATAACGCGCCGGGCTTCGAGGGCTTCGAACTACTGCGCCCCGTCAAGGGCGACGACCGCTACTTCGTTGTCACCCGCTGGGCCGATGAGGAATCCTACGCCAACTGGCGCGATAGCGACCCGCACACCCGCAAGCCTTCCGAGGGCGACGAGCACCAGCCACAGCCCGGTGAGCACACTGGAGGACGCAAACCCGTTGCCACCGGCGCGGACCTTCTGGAATTCGAGGTTGTCCTCGGCTCCTACCCAGGCAAATAG
- a CDS encoding type 1 glutamine amidotransferase — protein sequence MSVTITVLQPDPTVPLERFSDWLKESGAELKTVNLWEQPVPAREEVGDGVIVLGGRDDCLNGYEWMPQLHILLRQLTEHGTPILGICLGHQILADAFGGTVELGLEGEEGAFRIALTSAGTSDPIFRDLPADFMAAESHHDVVTALPPDAVLLASSERYPHQAFRLGCALGMQFHPEASPELMGRWAEGDGNDPTPLVAEMRAHDDAIATAGKAVAHAFAHECATFQPSQTPVATSI from the coding sequence ATGAGCGTGACCATCACCGTACTTCAACCGGACCCCACCGTCCCCCTCGAGCGTTTCTCCGACTGGCTCAAGGAATCCGGAGCAGAGCTGAAAACCGTCAACTTGTGGGAGCAACCTGTGCCCGCCAGGGAAGAAGTCGGTGACGGTGTGATCGTGCTCGGCGGTCGCGATGACTGCCTCAACGGCTACGAATGGATGCCGCAGCTGCACATCCTCTTGCGCCAGCTGACCGAGCACGGCACACCAATCCTCGGCATCTGTCTGGGGCACCAGATTCTCGCCGATGCCTTCGGCGGCACCGTGGAACTGGGGTTGGAAGGTGAGGAAGGAGCCTTTCGCATTGCCCTCACCTCCGCGGGCACCAGCGACCCCATCTTCCGCGACCTCCCCGCCGATTTTATGGCGGCCGAAAGCCACCACGATGTCGTCACGGCTCTCCCGCCAGACGCAGTGCTTCTCGCCAGCTCCGAACGCTACCCTCACCAAGCCTTTCGTCTGGGGTGCGCCCTCGGAATGCAGTTTCACCCAGAGGCCAGCCCGGAGTTGATGGGACGTTGGGCCGAAGGTGATGGCAATGATCCGACGCCACTAGTCGCCGAGATGCGCGCCCACGATGATGCAATTGCCACCGCCGGAAAAGCAGTTGCCCACGCTTTCGCTCACGAATGCGCCACTTTTCAACCTAGCCAGACCCCCGTTGCTACGAGCATCTGA
- a CDS encoding thiamine-binding protein, translating to MIIAFSVAPTITNNPEAEMAGAVAEAVRVVRESGLPNETNAMFTLIEGEWDEVMDVVKRATEAVQKVSPRVSLVLKADIRPGYTGRLKGKVEDLEKHLDSGDPTQ from the coding sequence ATGATCATCGCATTCTCTGTCGCCCCTACCATCACCAATAATCCCGAGGCCGAAATGGCTGGCGCCGTCGCCGAGGCCGTTCGCGTCGTCCGCGAGTCCGGTCTCCCGAATGAGACGAACGCCATGTTCACCCTCATTGAGGGCGAATGGGACGAAGTCATGGATGTGGTCAAGCGCGCCACCGAGGCCGTCCAAAAGGTTTCCCCACGTGTATCCCTCGTGCTCAAGGCCGACATTCGCCCTGGTTATACCGGACGCCTCAAGGGCAAAGTGGAGGATCTGGAAAAGCACCTCGATAGCGGTGACCCCACACAATAG
- a CDS encoding DUF4041 domain-containing protein, translating to MEKVVFGRSAKKENEQLQGYVAQLQAQIASMEQFIQSIGAGDVAQLEQVKNQKLFELQNLDNQRQQLEREVGELGDRKRKVELEAEDLRKQMVDAREEITLQGFGLYDYENPAEESMRLADELDSVKDEIKQTVKDKKAVSATTGFTYNNSIAKGKSFVNKLSKLALRSYNAEVENAVTRLKAGNIQAAEKRLERARNEVQRMGDMISLQITPEYHRLRLLELQLAYQHLQAKKAAKEAEREEKARLREEKKAQQEMEAERKRLQKEESHYLNAITKLQSEGRTSEIEELEFKLEEIRKGIDDVDYRAANIRAGYVYVISNIGSFGGNIVKIGMTRRLDPMDRVRELGDASVPFNFDVHALHFSEDAVGVEAALHRHFEKAKVNLVNNRREFFYATPAEVKEVLSRIEGNVLEYRDEAEAEQFKLSQAMREDL from the coding sequence ATGGAGAAGGTTGTGTTCGGTCGGTCTGCGAAGAAGGAGAATGAGCAGCTCCAGGGTTATGTTGCGCAGCTGCAAGCGCAGATAGCTAGTATGGAGCAGTTTATTCAGTCCATAGGCGCTGGGGATGTTGCGCAGCTGGAGCAGGTGAAGAACCAAAAGCTCTTCGAGCTCCAGAATCTCGATAACCAGCGCCAGCAGCTCGAGCGTGAGGTGGGCGAGCTGGGGGACAGGAAGCGCAAGGTTGAGCTTGAGGCTGAGGACTTGCGTAAGCAGATGGTGGATGCCCGTGAGGAGATTACCCTCCAGGGTTTCGGTCTGTACGACTACGAGAACCCGGCTGAAGAGTCGATGAGGCTCGCAGACGAGCTTGATTCGGTAAAGGATGAGATTAAGCAGACGGTCAAGGATAAAAAGGCGGTTTCGGCTACGACAGGTTTTACCTACAACAATTCGATTGCTAAGGGTAAGTCTTTCGTAAACAAGCTGTCGAAGCTGGCCTTGCGTTCTTACAATGCCGAGGTTGAGAACGCTGTCACGCGCTTGAAGGCGGGCAATATCCAAGCGGCTGAAAAGAGGCTGGAGAGGGCTCGGAATGAAGTCCAGAGGATGGGGGACATGATTAGTCTCCAGATTACGCCTGAGTACCACCGGCTGAGACTGCTGGAGCTACAGCTTGCCTACCAGCACCTCCAGGCGAAGAAGGCTGCTAAGGAGGCTGAACGGGAGGAGAAGGCGCGTCTCCGCGAGGAGAAGAAAGCGCAGCAAGAGATGGAAGCTGAGCGTAAGCGTCTCCAGAAAGAGGAGAGCCACTACCTCAACGCGATCACCAAGCTGCAATCGGAAGGGCGTACCTCTGAAATCGAAGAGCTGGAGTTCAAGCTGGAGGAGATTCGGAAGGGTATCGACGATGTTGATTACCGTGCTGCCAACATCCGCGCTGGTTACGTGTACGTGATCTCGAACATCGGCAGTTTCGGTGGGAACATCGTCAAGATCGGCATGACGCGCAGGCTTGATCCGATGGATCGTGTACGAGAGCTCGGGGATGCTTCGGTTCCGTTCAACTTCGATGTTCACGCTCTGCACTTCTCTGAGGATGCGGTGGGGGTTGAGGCCGCGTTGCACCGTCATTTCGAGAAGGCGAAGGTAAACTTGGTGAACAATCGCCGCGAGTTCTTCTATGCAACGCCTGCGGAGGTTAAGGAAGTGCTTTCCCGGATCGAAGGCAACGTACTCGAGTACCGGGATGAGGCGGAAGCAGAGCAGTTCAAGCTATCTCAAGCTATGAGGGAAGACCTGTGA